In one window of Paraflavitalea soli DNA:
- a CDS encoding RagB/SusD family nutrient uptake outer membrane protein, producing MRPYIYISLLIVVVAGSLHSCKKFMNMDHFFKDRMNIDTLFVRKDYAEQWLADVYTHLRGENLDVASKDYAPFNLISDDMFFGDRGDELDGRSYKNYKNGEYTESWIQGSWGSCYQGIRKASIFIYNIDRNREMSKEEIAGRKAEARFLRAYYYWLLLRKYGPVPLVPDEGIDYTLPYESLAIPRSHYDTCVSFITRELAIAAKDLSPDRTNRDMARPTKGAALAARAKVYLYAASPEFNGNTEMADLVDNTGKPLISQTYSEEKWARAAAAAKDVMDLGIYRLFTAPFNAEDQGPAQPKTIVPPYNPRYSDAAFPNGWKDIDPFESYRQLFNGAVTASGNPELIFSRITELNNVGPEALAKHQTPYSMGGWNAHGITQKQCDAYYTNDGHDIPVNPRVAGFTTNATDNLPLPAGVSLQYANREPRFYASVSYNGSIWYRLSALDVGLRSKQIFYYRGEPDGKQPASPQFHVRTGLGVKKYVNPTDSHDGKVLGSFIVPKYEPAIRYAEVLLIYAEALNELSGSFNIPDFTGAATHAVSRNVPEMSKAISQIRIRAGLPDFDGGIYGSKESFRKALKRERQIELLGENHRYYDLRRWKDAPVEEATPVMGCNMDMTAAQRELFHTPVVIPSFPTIFVKKMYLWPISHEELRRNKKLTQNPGWTTPY from the coding sequence ATGAGACCTTACATATATATCAGCTTATTGATTGTTGTTGTTGCCGGCTCCCTGCATTCCTGTAAGAAGTTTATGAATATGGACCATTTCTTTAAGGACAGGATGAATATAGACACCCTGTTCGTTAGAAAAGATTATGCAGAACAATGGCTGGCCGATGTATACACCCACTTACGGGGAGAGAACCTGGATGTCGCCAGTAAAGATTATGCCCCTTTCAACCTCATATCGGACGATATGTTCTTTGGCGACCGGGGCGATGAACTGGATGGCAGAAGTTATAAGAATTACAAGAATGGTGAATATACAGAAAGCTGGATACAGGGTTCCTGGGGTTCGTGCTACCAGGGCATTCGAAAGGCATCTATTTTTATTTATAATATTGACCGCAACCGTGAGATGAGTAAAGAGGAGATAGCAGGTCGTAAAGCGGAGGCCCGCTTTTTAAGGGCTTATTATTACTGGTTGTTGCTGAGGAAGTATGGGCCTGTGCCCTTAGTGCCCGATGAAGGTATTGATTATACCTTGCCATACGAATCGCTGGCCATTCCCAGAAGCCATTATGATACCTGCGTGAGTTTTATTACCAGGGAGCTGGCCATCGCAGCGAAAGACCTTTCCCCCGACCGTACCAACCGGGATATGGCACGGCCTACCAAAGGAGCAGCCCTGGCTGCCCGTGCAAAAGTGTATTTGTATGCGGCCAGCCCTGAGTTTAATGGCAATACCGAAATGGCCGACCTGGTAGATAACACGGGTAAACCACTTATTTCACAGACCTATAGTGAAGAAAAGTGGGCAAGGGCCGCTGCAGCTGCCAAAGATGTAATGGACCTGGGCATCTATCGCCTTTTTACGGCCCCCTTTAATGCGGAGGACCAGGGGCCGGCCCAGCCCAAAACAATCGTACCGCCTTATAATCCCCGGTATTCAGATGCGGCTTTCCCCAATGGCTGGAAGGATATTGATCCATTTGAATCCTACCGCCAGCTGTTCAATGGGGCTGTGACTGCTTCCGGTAATCCTGAACTCATCTTTTCACGCATCACGGAGTTAAATAATGTGGGACCCGAAGCATTGGCCAAACACCAAACACCTTATTCTATGGGAGGATGGAACGCCCATGGTATTACCCAAAAACAATGCGATGCTTATTATACCAATGATGGGCATGATATTCCTGTCAACCCGCGTGTAGCAGGCTTTACCACCAATGCGACTGATAATCTGCCCTTACCGGCAGGTGTTTCCTTACAGTATGCTAACCGCGAGCCCCGTTTTTATGCCTCCGTTTCCTACAATGGAAGCATCTGGTACCGCCTGAGTGCGCTGGATGTGGGCTTAAGGAGTAAACAGATCTTTTATTACCGGGGTGAACCGGATGGCAAACAGCCTGCCTCTCCCCAGTTTCATGTAAGAACAGGACTGGGTGTCAAAAAATATGTAAATCCTACCGATTCGCACGATGGAAAAGTATTGGGGTCTTTCATCGTACCCAAATATGAGCCCGCTATCCGGTACGCAGAAGTACTGTTGATCTATGCAGAGGCTCTGAATGAATTGAGTGGGTCTTTCAATATCCCTGATTTTACAGGTGCAGCGACACATGCTGTTTCCCGCAATGTACCGGAAATGAGCAAAGCCATTAGTCAAATACGCATAAGGGCGGGTTTACCCGATTTCGACGGCGGCATTTACGGCTCCAAAGAATCCTTTAGAAAAGCACTCAAAAGAGAAAGACAAATTGAGTTGCTGGGAGAAAACCACCGGTATTACGATCTGCGGCGCTGGAAAGATGCGCCCGTGGAAGAAGCCACGCCGGTCATGGGCTGTAATATGGACATGACCGCGGCCCAGCGCGAGCTGTTCCATACACCCGTGGTTATTCCTTCTTTCCCCACCATATTCGTTAAGAAAATGTACCTGTGGCCCATCTCGCATGAAGAATTAAGAAGAAATAAAAAGCTAACCCAAAACCCAGGCTGGACAACGCCTTATTAA
- a CDS encoding SusC/RagA family TonB-linked outer membrane protein, giving the protein MKRYITLLGLMLSWFMTAHAQETIQVRGTVTDETNAALVGVSVSIKDKISGGVMTDQKGQYVLSAEPYSTLIFSYVGFATEEIKIGNKTLLNIRLKRADSSALTQVIVTAAGPQKKVSVVGAISSINIDELRTPTANITNGLAGNVPGIIAMQGSGEPGNNQSEFWIRGISTFGANQSALVLVDGFERPFNEINIEDIQSFSVLKDASATAIYGSRGANGVVLITTKKGKAGKVNIDGKIEYGYLTRTRTPKFVDGYTYAQLVNEAKVTRNQEPMYTANELELIKEGLDPDLYPNVNWQDKMLKDGANIYRASLNLSGGASIARYFVSASYVNEGGMYKTDQGLKDYKTNAHLSRWNYRLNYDLDISKSTTLALGVSGFLEKQNFPGLNNLNIWYSLIGQSPVSIPFMYSNGLVPAYGTGNRTNPWVLATQTGYREHWENKTESNVTLNQRLDMVTRGLRFTARLAFDANSLNDINRIKWPEQYNVERRRDRNGKLIMHRLSPESLMTQETSSWGERVYQGEIELGYSRNFSNKHNVEGLLKSFVREQRQTQNLGTDIKNGLPRRNLSVSGRAMYGYMNRYLVEFNFGYTGSENFRSGHQFGFFPAVAVGWNIGEEKFIKDKVDWLDLFKIRYSIGEVGNDNFGNLRFAYLSTIESGGGFNFGEPVSPNNYTGLYYTQVASDALTWEVARKQNLGFDINILHNTLSLTVDFFQETRRNIYVQRSQLPAMVGISSQPWANVGKMDNQGMDGNVAINKKIRGIDFTLRGNITYYKNKILERDEQLNSYPYLMQQGYRAEQTRGLIALGLFKDYEDIRNSPRQTFGAYMPGDIKYKDVNGDGLIDNDDVVAVGAGWRPSLEYGMGLSARWKGLDVNVHFQGAGRNSYFLNGPTVYPFVEGAWGNILTEVVDPGSRWVSADITGGHGVTENPAAKYPRLSYGGSANNYRPSTFWLRDGAYLRFKTLEMGYTIPASLSTRLRLRSLRVYLVGQNLMVWDKVKVWDPEMATTDGTRYPLPKTITVGMTFKF; this is encoded by the coding sequence ATGAAAAGATATATAACATTACTAGGGCTAATGTTGAGCTGGTTTATGACCGCTCATGCCCAGGAAACCATACAGGTAAGAGGTACTGTAACCGATGAGACCAATGCTGCCCTTGTTGGCGTAAGCGTTTCCATAAAAGACAAGATAAGCGGCGGCGTTATGACGGATCAAAAAGGCCAGTATGTGCTGAGCGCAGAACCGTATAGCACCTTAATATTCTCCTATGTGGGTTTTGCCACGGAGGAGATTAAGATCGGGAACAAGACGCTGCTGAATATTAGACTGAAACGGGCCGATTCAAGCGCCTTAACACAGGTGATCGTCACGGCAGCCGGTCCGCAGAAAAAAGTATCTGTTGTAGGGGCCATCTCTTCCATCAATATTGATGAGCTGCGCACGCCCACAGCCAATATTACCAATGGACTGGCCGGTAATGTTCCGGGTATTATAGCCATGCAGGGTTCTGGCGAGCCGGGCAATAACCAGTCCGAATTTTGGATCCGTGGCATATCCACCTTTGGCGCCAACCAAAGTGCCCTGGTGCTGGTGGACGGATTTGAGCGGCCTTTCAACGAGATCAATATTGAGGATATTCAGTCTTTTTCGGTGCTGAAAGATGCGTCTGCTACTGCCATATATGGTTCAAGAGGCGCCAATGGCGTGGTGTTGATCACTACTAAAAAAGGTAAGGCTGGTAAGGTGAATATTGATGGAAAAATAGAATATGGCTACCTGACCCGTACACGCACCCCCAAGTTTGTAGATGGCTATACTTACGCTCAACTGGTCAACGAAGCAAAAGTAACGAGAAACCAGGAACCTATGTATACTGCTAATGAGCTTGAATTGATCAAGGAAGGCCTGGATCCCGATCTGTATCCAAATGTGAACTGGCAGGATAAAATGCTCAAAGATGGTGCTAATATATACAGGGCCTCCCTTAATCTTTCGGGCGGTGCTTCTATTGCCCGGTATTTTGTGTCCGCCAGTTATGTAAATGAAGGCGGTATGTACAAAACCGATCAGGGATTAAAGGATTATAAGACCAATGCACACCTGTCGAGGTGGAATTACCGCCTGAATTATGATCTTGATATCTCCAAATCAACCACCCTGGCCCTGGGTGTTTCAGGATTCCTGGAGAAGCAGAACTTTCCCGGCCTGAATAACCTCAACATCTGGTATTCCCTTATTGGCCAGTCGCCCGTATCGATCCCTTTTATGTATTCCAACGGACTGGTGCCTGCTTATGGTACAGGCAACAGGACGAATCCCTGGGTATTGGCCACTCAAACAGGCTACCGGGAACACTGGGAAAACAAAACCGAATCCAATGTCACACTCAACCAGCGGCTCGACATGGTGACCAGGGGGCTACGCTTTACAGCCAGACTGGCTTTTGACGCCAATAGCCTCAATGATATTAACCGTATTAAATGGCCCGAACAATACAATGTGGAACGCAGGCGCGACAGGAATGGGAAGCTGATCATGCATCGGTTGTCCCCGGAATCCTTAATGACACAGGAAACAAGTTCCTGGGGAGAAAGGGTTTACCAGGGCGAGATAGAATTGGGCTATAGCAGGAATTTTTCCAACAAGCACAATGTGGAAGGATTGCTTAAATCCTTTGTGCGTGAGCAAAGGCAAACCCAAAACCTGGGTACCGATATCAAAAATGGCTTACCCCGTCGCAACCTGTCGGTGTCAGGCCGTGCTATGTATGGTTACATGAACCGGTATCTGGTGGAATTTAATTTTGGGTATACCGGGTCAGAGAATTTCAGAAGCGGCCATCAGTTTGGATTCTTTCCGGCCGTTGCTGTGGGTTGGAATATAGGAGAAGAGAAATTCATCAAAGACAAGGTTGATTGGCTCGACCTTTTTAAGATCCGTTATTCCATAGGAGAGGTCGGTAATGACAACTTTGGCAACCTGCGGTTTGCTTACCTAAGCACCATTGAGAGTGGTGGTGGCTTCAATTTTGGTGAGCCAGTAAGCCCCAACAATTATACCGGCCTGTATTATACCCAGGTGGCATCGGATGCACTTACCTGGGAAGTGGCGAGGAAGCAAAACCTGGGCTTCGACATCAATATCCTGCATAATACTTTGTCTCTTACCGTTGACTTCTTCCAGGAAACACGACGGAACATTTATGTACAAAGGAGCCAGCTGCCTGCCATGGTGGGCATCAGCAGCCAACCCTGGGCCAATGTAGGTAAGATGGATAACCAGGGTATGGATGGCAATGTGGCCATTAATAAAAAGATCAGGGGTATTGATTTTACCCTGCGGGGCAATATTACTTACTACAAAAACAAGATACTGGAGCGGGATGAACAGCTCAATAGTTATCCTTATTTAATGCAACAAGGTTATCGTGCAGAACAAACCAGGGGATTGATCGCGCTGGGATTGTTCAAAGATTATGAAGATATCAGGAACAGTCCGCGGCAAACATTTGGCGCCTACATGCCCGGCGATATCAAGTATAAAGATGTAAATGGAGATGGCCTTATCGACAATGATGATGTGGTAGCTGTAGGGGCAGGCTGGAGGCCTTCACTTGAGTATGGTATGGGCCTGTCGGCCCGCTGGAAAGGACTTGATGTCAATGTTCATTTCCAGGGAGCAGGGCGCAACTCTTATTTTTTGAATGGCCCCACTGTGTATCCATTTGTTGAAGGAGCCTGGGGAAACATATTAACGGAAGTAGTAGACCCGGGCAGCCGGTGGGTATCCGCCGATATTACAGGAGGTCATGGTGTTACAGAAAACCCCGCAGCAAAATACCCGCGTTTAAGTTATGGCGGCAGCGCAAACAACTACCGCCCTTCTACTTTTTGGCTGAGGGATGGAGCCTATCTGCGCTTCAAAACATTGGAGATGGGCTATACCATACCAGCCAGTCTCTCCACGCGGCTACGCCTCAGAAGTTTGCGGGTATACCTGGTAGGGCAAAACCTGATGGTATGGGATAAGGTGAAGGTGTGGGATCCCGAAATGGCTACCACCGATGGTACCCGGTACCCATTACCCAAGACAATCACCGTGGGTATGACTTTCAAATTTTAA
- a CDS encoding IPT/TIG domain-containing protein — protein sequence MNTNTACELKWGMLCAALIFLLLGACSDKDAIDTRPSYDPSKPVTISRFAPDSGGVNTQMIIYGSNFGSDTSQIKVYINGHLARLIGVNGTALYVLVPSKAGTGEVKVVIGNPAKEVVAAGPFKYIFLPSVSTLAGFTDKDGRTAIVDGPIEKAQFEEPYWLCFDEKKNIYVLEEFRGMRFIDADKTQVSTRFRTGNGLDRPRTLSFNTTYDTLYITNDQGSWTGLSTAVATKADNFTRWTSLIYSLQTNGGAAQPQTGDYFYNSYSNGAIFKWDRVAKVSKELFRIGDVSWEFNIQFAPSGDFAYIVVVNQHYILKANFNRETRQLETPVHFVGGRRSAGYQDGVGIDARFDQPHQGAFDENDNFYVCDIFNHCIRKITPEGVVSTFAGRPRTYGYADGALRDAQFDRPMGIIYDKESGTFYVADQKNRRIRIISTE from the coding sequence ATGAATACTAACACTGCCTGTGAGCTCAAATGGGGCATGCTATGCGCTGCCCTGATCTTTCTTCTATTGGGCGCCTGCTCCGATAAGGACGCCATCGACACAAGACCCTCTTACGATCCTTCCAAGCCGGTCACCATTAGCCGCTTTGCGCCCGACAGCGGCGGGGTCAACACCCAAATGATCATTTATGGTTCCAATTTTGGAAGCGACACTTCGCAGATCAAAGTGTATATCAATGGACACCTGGCCCGCCTCATCGGGGTGAATGGTACAGCCTTGTATGTTTTAGTGCCCTCGAAAGCCGGCACGGGCGAAGTAAAAGTGGTCATTGGCAATCCCGCCAAAGAAGTGGTGGCTGCCGGTCCGTTCAAATATATTTTCCTGCCCTCTGTGAGTACCCTGGCCGGTTTTACAGATAAGGACGGGAGAACAGCCATCGTAGACGGCCCTATTGAAAAAGCACAATTTGAAGAGCCTTACTGGTTGTGCTTCGATGAAAAAAAGAATATTTATGTGCTGGAGGAGTTCCGGGGCATGCGCTTTATTGATGCCGACAAAACACAGGTGTCCACCAGGTTCAGAACAGGCAATGGACTGGACCGTCCCCGCACGCTTTCCTTTAACACTACCTACGATACGCTTTATATTACCAACGATCAGGGATCATGGACCGGCCTGAGTACCGCCGTGGCCACCAAGGCAGATAACTTTACCCGGTGGACATCCCTCATCTATAGCCTGCAGACCAATGGCGGCGCCGCACAACCTCAAACAGGCGACTATTTCTACAACTCCTATTCTAATGGCGCCATTTTTAAATGGGACCGGGTAGCGAAAGTATCCAAAGAGCTGTTCCGTATAGGTGATGTAAGCTGGGAGTTCAATATCCAGTTTGCGCCGAGCGGCGATTTCGCCTATATCGTAGTAGTCAATCAGCATTATATCCTTAAAGCCAATTTTAACCGGGAAACCAGGCAACTGGAAACCCCCGTACACTTTGTGGGCGGAAGAAGGAGCGCGGGCTATCAGGATGGAGTAGGTATTGATGCCCGGTTTGATCAACCCCACCAGGGTGCTTTTGATGAAAATGATAACTTCTATGTGTGCGATATCTTCAACCATTGCATCCGGAAAATAACACCTGAAGGAGTGGTGAGCACCTTTGCTGGTCGCCCCAGGACTTATGGGTATGCAGACGGAGCTTTAAGAGATGCCCAGTTCGACCGGCCCATGGGCATTATTTATGACAAGGAATCGGGGACCTTTTATGTAGCCGATCAAAAAAACAGGCGCATCAGGATCATCTCCACCGAATAA
- a CDS encoding DUF6443 domain-containing protein: protein MNYVRTWSAGYSVNSSATLKQGTLLQVKQSTQYFDGLGRIFQTVSKQGAMATVTSPNGTFEDIAAAVDLVQPVLYDALGREQYKFVAFAANNAGGNVSVADGELKLTPYAQHQLFMDGYFSSQNEANYYSKSIFEITPLSRAMEQFAPGKSWAGTASQLNANDRHSQKFKYWSNTAADAVRIWDITDGTAANPLSSVYATTTAYLPGTLFKTVSEDEHGKQVIEFKDKEGQVILRKIQLTAAADDGTGSGYLGWLCTYYLYDDLNHLRCVIQPEGVNALYNAGWDFSQVAPTGGGGGAILLEEQCFRYEFDFRDRIVVKKVPGAFPAYMVYDNRDRLVLTQDGNLAAQATPQWRYTQYDNFNRAVATGIWTTNIPLATHISAANGVPTSLQDNYPAANAAGLEELTRTFYDDYGFLSNTAYAGHGLPITASTAYANAYLEPVSNTTWPYAQSVAINNNVKSMVTGGRVRALGTNTWLYSANYYDGKGRVILVQQKNLTGGTDNKTTQYSFSGAPFLEVQQQEVVGGSGTETTVTVTKFTYDALGRMVKTEKKVSNSSVAASMPAFKTVSKIFYNTLGQVKEKAIGTKPGNSSLPLENLHYEYNVRGWLLGINRAFTSPAVDAVPGTSSWFGFDLGYDKLANASGRSYTAVQYNGNLEGMIWRSVGDGVSRKYDFGYDAANRLLRGVFEQRNADGNWNNSQVNYGMMMGDDGFDVASAYDLNGNIKRMQQWGLKAGANAQVDDLRYTYKQNGKSNQLQNVIDLANDAGTMLGDFRTASTHPQYTAKLNPSTQANTIADYAYDANGNLITDLNKAIGTQIPSPGNGGAITYNHLNLPWVITVAGKGTITFAYDGLGRKLKKTVAEGANITTTWYIGSDVYEQKNSGPLVLQFETHEDGRIRNATLNGGTGLVYDYFLKDHLGNVRMVLTEEQKVLRYPASTLEGSTTIGINSLINTEKNYFTIDESKIKHEINIPDWGNAIDNVYYNHNGNPPANDNYPQGVTPASTIESVNLYELNGASNRTGLQFMIKVMAGDKIDIFGRSYYKNTATINNSNSTLLDVATILGGMLQVPGSAVAAKGVTGTQLAAINNGTIPSSFIRGNNNETTTVPKAYINYLFFDDQFKYVGGDFSRVGTSDIVKDHWTVDQANLKGVMVPKNGYLFVYVSNESNVNVYFDNIQVIRTPGPLLEETHYYPFGLAMSGISSRATNGIAGNKIKFGGKELQSEEFSDGSGLELYDFDFRTLDPQIGRFHGIDPLSDLDRRWTPYRYAYNNPLRYIDPDGLWEIEIGEREIMKKGKGTGKFEKYIQFVAEKGDDISTLAEQTGLSKEKLEKGLQGVEIKEGTKLDKLGVRAADNIISEGNYYLNNQGRAWNSNCFGTALSLSKDGRINFDIDNSRTGTIGNPQDADQKLQENFKQTEKPTFGDVIRYAFADGYKGRDDFGHGLPDKGNEAGGTQHYAVFLLKTKSGDVYVFSKNGAGEKGPWVVTKDSSFTSSYGERTPIGTGSPYYTTK from the coding sequence TTGAACTATGTACGAACCTGGAGTGCGGGATACTCAGTGAATAGCAGTGCTACCTTAAAGCAGGGAACTCTTTTGCAGGTGAAGCAATCCACCCAATATTTCGATGGCCTGGGCCGTATTTTTCAAACGGTGAGTAAACAGGGTGCCATGGCTACGGTGACCTCTCCAAATGGTACTTTTGAAGATATAGCAGCAGCTGTTGATCTGGTACAGCCGGTATTGTACGATGCGCTGGGACGGGAGCAATATAAATTTGTTGCTTTTGCGGCAAATAACGCAGGAGGGAATGTTTCAGTAGCAGATGGGGAATTAAAGCTCACACCGTATGCCCAGCACCAGCTGTTTATGGATGGTTATTTCAGTAGCCAGAATGAAGCTAACTACTATAGCAAGTCTATTTTTGAAATTACCCCTTTAAGCAGGGCAATGGAGCAGTTTGCTCCCGGTAAAAGCTGGGCAGGTACAGCATCGCAATTGAATGCAAACGACAGGCATAGCCAGAAGTTTAAATACTGGTCCAATACGGCTGCAGATGCGGTAAGGATATGGGATATCACTGATGGAACAGCGGCTAATCCCTTAAGCAGCGTGTATGCCACCACTACTGCTTATTTACCTGGCACACTGTTTAAGACGGTTAGCGAAGATGAGCATGGGAAGCAAGTGATTGAATTTAAAGACAAGGAAGGGCAGGTCATTCTAAGAAAAATACAACTAACAGCAGCTGCTGATGATGGAACCGGTAGCGGGTATCTGGGATGGCTATGTACTTATTACTTGTACGACGATCTCAATCACCTGAGATGTGTCATCCAACCGGAGGGTGTAAATGCCCTCTACAATGCTGGCTGGGATTTTTCGCAGGTGGCGCCAACTGGCGGCGGAGGTGGCGCGATACTACTGGAAGAACAATGTTTTCGTTATGAATTTGATTTCAGGGATCGTATCGTTGTAAAAAAAGTACCCGGTGCTTTCCCGGCATATATGGTATATGATAATCGTGATCGCCTGGTGCTGACACAAGACGGCAATCTGGCCGCACAAGCTACTCCCCAGTGGCGGTACACACAATACGATAACTTCAACCGGGCTGTGGCTACAGGTATTTGGACAACCAACATTCCCCTGGCTACGCACATAAGTGCAGCTAATGGTGTACCCACTTCCTTACAGGACAATTATCCTGCAGCAAATGCAGCCGGGTTGGAAGAACTTACCCGGACATTCTATGACGATTATGGTTTTTTAAGCAATACCGCCTATGCAGGGCATGGTCTTCCTATCACTGCTTCTACAGCTTATGCCAATGCTTATTTGGAGCCAGTCAGCAATACTACCTGGCCTTATGCCCAATCGGTGGCCATCAATAATAATGTCAAAAGCATGGTTACCGGTGGGCGTGTTAGAGCTTTAGGTACAAACACCTGGTTATATAGTGCCAACTATTATGATGGGAAAGGCAGAGTTATACTGGTGCAGCAGAAGAACCTGACTGGGGGAACAGATAATAAAACTACCCAGTATAGCTTTTCAGGTGCTCCGTTCCTGGAGGTACAGCAACAGGAAGTGGTAGGGGGCTCCGGTACAGAAACTACAGTTACGGTAACAAAATTTACTTACGATGCATTGGGCAGGATGGTGAAAACAGAGAAAAAAGTGAGCAATAGTTCGGTTGCTGCCAGCATGCCTGCTTTCAAAACTGTTTCTAAGATTTTTTACAATACCCTTGGCCAGGTGAAAGAGAAAGCGATTGGCACAAAACCGGGCAATTCGTCCCTGCCTTTGGAAAACCTGCACTACGAGTACAATGTTAGAGGCTGGCTGTTAGGGATCAACCGTGCTTTTACATCCCCTGCTGTTGATGCGGTACCTGGTACTTCCAGTTGGTTTGGCTTTGATCTTGGTTATGACAAACTGGCCAATGCTTCGGGAAGGAGTTATACGGCTGTCCAGTATAATGGCAACCTCGAAGGCATGATATGGAGGAGCGTTGGAGATGGTGTTAGCAGGAAATATGATTTTGGATATGACGCAGCCAACCGGTTGCTGAGAGGTGTTTTTGAGCAACGCAATGCTGACGGTAATTGGAACAATAGCCAGGTAAACTATGGTATGATGATGGGCGACGACGGTTTTGATGTAGCCAGCGCATACGACCTGAATGGTAATATTAAAAGGATGCAGCAGTGGGGACTAAAGGCCGGCGCCAATGCGCAGGTCGATGATCTGCGTTATACTTACAAACAGAATGGAAAAAGTAACCAGCTGCAAAATGTAATAGACCTGGCCAATGATGCTGGTACCATGCTGGGTGACTTCCGTACAGCTTCTACACACCCACAATATACAGCGAAGCTGAATCCTTCTACGCAGGCAAATACTATTGCTGATTATGCTTACGATGCCAATGGAAACCTGATTACAGATCTCAATAAAGCAATTGGCACACAGATACCATCTCCGGGAAATGGGGGAGCTATCACCTACAATCATTTGAATTTGCCATGGGTAATTACCGTGGCGGGTAAGGGGACTATTACATTTGCTTATGATGGCTTAGGCAGAAAACTCAAGAAAACAGTGGCAGAGGGAGCAAATATTACTACTACCTGGTATATAGGCTCCGATGTTTACGAACAGAAGAATAGTGGACCGCTGGTACTTCAGTTCGAGACCCACGAGGATGGCCGCATACGCAATGCTACCCTCAATGGAGGAACTGGCCTGGTATATGATTATTTTCTTAAAGATCACCTGGGGAATGTCCGGATGGTGCTTACGGAAGAACAAAAGGTCTTGCGTTATCCGGCTTCAACGCTGGAAGGAAGTACAACTATAGGGATAAACAGCCTGATCAATACCGAAAAGAATTATTTTACGATCGATGAGAGTAAAATTAAGCATGAGATAAACATTCCTGATTGGGGTAACGCCATCGATAATGTGTATTATAACCATAATGGAAATCCTCCTGCCAATGACAACTACCCCCAGGGAGTAACGCCTGCCAGCACCATCGAAAGCGTGAATCTATATGAACTCAATGGCGCTTCTAACAGAACAGGTTTGCAGTTTATGATAAAGGTGATGGCGGGGGATAAAATTGATATTTTTGGAAGAAGTTATTATAAGAATACAGCCACCATCAACAATAGCAACAGTACGTTGCTCGATGTGGCGACCATCTTAGGCGGCATGTTGCAGGTGCCAGGCAGTGCAGTAGCAGCCAAAGGGGTTACGGGTACACAACTGGCCGCTATTAATAATGGGACTATACCTTCCTCCTTTATCAGAGGTAATAACAATGAAACTACTACTGTTCCCAAAGCTTATATTAATTATCTTTTCTTTGACGATCAGTTTAAATATGTCGGAGGCGACTTTAGCCGTGTTGGGACCAGCGATATCGTAAAAGACCACTGGACTGTCGATCAGGCCAATCTAAAAGGCGTTATGGTTCCAAAGAATGGCTACTTGTTTGTATATGTAAGTAATGAGAGCAATGTCAACGTATATTTTGATAATATCCAGGTCATTCGTACACCGGGCCCATTGCTGGAGGAAACCCATTACTATCCATTTGGTCTGGCTATGAGCGGGATATCCAGCAGGGCCACCAACGGAATAGCGGGAAATAAAATTAAATTCGGTGGCAAAGAATTGCAGAGTGAAGAGTTTAGTGATGGCAGCGGATTGGAATTATATGATTTTGACTTTAGGACATTAGACCCGCAGATAGGGAGGTTTCACGGTATTGATCCTTTATCCGACCTGGATAGAAGGTGGACGCCTTATAGATATGCTTATAACAATCCTTTACGTTATATTGATCCCGATGGGTTATGGGAAATAGAAATTGGAGAAAGAGAGATCATGAAAAAAGGAAAAGGGACCGGTAAGTTTGAAAAATATATTCAGTTTGTTGCGGAAAAAGGCGATGATATCTCAACATTAGCAGAACAAACCGGATTGAGCAAAGAAAAACTTGAAAAAGGTCTTCAAGGGGTTGAAATAAAAGAAGGTACCAAACTGGACAAACTGGGAGTAAGGGCTGCTGATAATATAATTAGTGAGGGGAATTATTATCTGAATAATCAGGGGCGTGCATGGAATTCCAATTGTTTTGGGACAGCATTATCCTTGTCTAAGGATGGTAGGATCAATTTTGATATAGACAATAGCAGAACCGGAACGATAGGAAATCCACAAGATGCAGATCAGAAGCTGCAGGAGAATTTCAAACAGACTGAAAAACCTACCTTTGGAGATGTTATTAGGTATGCTTTTGCCGATGGATATAAGGGGCGGGACGATTTTGGTCACGGGTTGCCTGATAAAGGCAATGAGGCTGGCGGTACACAACACTATGCAGTCTTTCTACTTAAAACAAAATCAGGCGACGTGTATGTGTTTAGTAAAAACGGAGCAGGAGAAAAAGGGCCGTGGGTGGTGACGAAAGACTCAAGCTTTACTTCAAGTTATGGGGAAAGGACTCCTATCGGAACAGGAAGTCCGTATTATACAACAAAGTGA